The following are from one region of the Marinomonas sp. CT5 genome:
- a CDS encoding helix-turn-helix domain-containing protein, with protein MNNQYKQLTLKERYQIEGLKELGFSARTIANKLKRSNKTIARELRRCLDNKYSAEVAHTHATTTRTLARKFTQ; from the coding sequence ATGAACAACCAATATAAGCAACTGACACTAAAAGAACGATACCAGATTGAAGGCCTAAAGGAACTAGGATTTTCAGCAAGAACCATCGCAAACAAGCTTAAGAGAAGCAATAAAACGATTGCTCGTGAACTGAGACGATGTCTCGATAACAAGTATTCTGCTGAGGTAGCTCACACACATGCAACCACGACCAGAACACTGGCCCGTAAGTTTACCCAAA
- the dld gene encoding D-lactate dehydrogenase, producing the protein MRESSLDAKSFLKKIEEIVQKKNLITHEKKAASYYKGFRFGEGKALAVILPDSLIQLWQVASTCVDADVIMIIQAANTGLTGGSTPYGEYDRDLVIISTVKIKNIQILDKGKQVISFPGSRLYELEKALNIYDREPHSVIGSSCIGASIIGGVCNNSGGALLQRGPAYTEMALYARIDENHKLTLVNHLGINLGKDPETILHSLENTTYKESDIEYPQRAASNNEYQQRVRDIKANTPSRFNNDNRLLYEASGCAGKLIVFAVRLDTFPKTKKEQVFYIGANHTDTLTKIRHDILSHFKNLPISGEYMHRDYFDVCEKYGKDSFLVIEKLGSDKMPKLFSIKNSIDRTCDKYSFLPKNISDKILQWTSYLFPNHLPLRLRQYRDQFEHHLMLHMSDEGVDEAKEYLKRFFESNEGNYLECSAEEGKKAFLNRFVAGGAAKRYHTLNPQFGPIMALDIALRRNEKEWFETLPPELDKLMEAKLYNGHFMCHVMHQDYILKSGVDENKVKNQLLAFFDEKGAEYPAEHNVGQLYKAKEALKAFYKKNDPTNSLNPGIGKTQKGK; encoded by the coding sequence ATGAGAGAAAGCAGCCTAGACGCAAAGAGTTTCTTAAAAAAAATAGAAGAAATCGTTCAAAAGAAAAACCTTATTACACATGAAAAAAAAGCAGCCAGCTACTACAAAGGGTTTCGTTTTGGAGAAGGAAAAGCCTTGGCTGTTATTCTCCCCGACTCACTCATTCAATTATGGCAAGTAGCCAGTACTTGTGTTGATGCTGATGTCATTATGATTATTCAAGCCGCGAATACAGGGTTAACTGGAGGCTCCACTCCTTATGGAGAGTATGATCGGGATCTCGTCATAATTAGCACAGTCAAAATAAAGAACATACAAATACTCGATAAAGGAAAACAAGTCATCTCCTTTCCAGGTAGCCGTCTTTATGAACTAGAAAAAGCGCTCAATATTTATGACCGAGAACCACACTCGGTCATTGGCTCATCCTGTATTGGAGCTTCGATTATAGGAGGCGTGTGCAACAACTCAGGAGGCGCTTTACTCCAACGTGGACCCGCTTACACAGAAATGGCTCTATATGCACGCATAGATGAAAATCATAAGTTAACGCTTGTCAATCATCTCGGTATTAATCTAGGTAAAGACCCCGAAACAATCTTACATTCTCTAGAAAACACGACTTATAAAGAAAGTGATATCGAATACCCACAGCGAGCAGCCAGTAACAACGAATATCAGCAGCGAGTACGAGACATCAAAGCCAACACTCCTTCTCGTTTTAATAATGATAATAGGCTGTTGTACGAGGCCTCAGGGTGCGCTGGAAAGCTCATTGTTTTTGCCGTTCGTTTAGACACATTTCCCAAGACTAAAAAAGAACAAGTCTTCTATATTGGAGCCAATCACACCGATACATTAACAAAAATACGACATGATATTCTGAGTCATTTTAAAAACCTCCCCATATCTGGCGAATACATGCATCGAGACTACTTTGATGTCTGTGAAAAATATGGCAAAGACTCTTTTTTAGTAATAGAGAAACTGGGTAGCGATAAAATGCCTAAGTTATTCTCAATCAAAAATAGCATTGACAGAACCTGTGACAAATATTCTTTTTTACCCAAAAATATCTCAGACAAGATTCTGCAATGGACCTCCTATTTATTCCCTAACCATTTACCTTTACGTTTACGACAATACCGTGATCAATTCGAACACCACTTGATGTTGCATATGTCTGATGAGGGTGTTGATGAAGCTAAAGAGTATTTAAAGCGTTTTTTTGAATCTAATGAAGGCAACTATTTAGAGTGCAGTGCGGAAGAAGGAAAAAAGGCCTTTCTAAATAGATTTGTCGCGGGGGGAGCGGCAAAACGATATCACACTCTGAACCCACAATTCGGCCCGATAATGGCACTTGATATTGCCTTACGTCGCAACGAAAAAGAATGGTTTGAGACACTTCCCCCTGAACTAGATAAGCTAATGGAAGCGAAATTGTATAATGGGCACTTTATGTGTCACGTAATGCACCAAGACTACATTCTCAAATCTGGTGTTGACGAAAATAAGGTTAAAAATCAACTACTGGCTTTTTTTGATGAAAAAGGAGCTGAATACCCAGCAGAACATAATGTTGGTCAGCTGTATAAGGCTAAAGAAGCACTAAAAGCGTTTTACAAGAAAAATGATCCTACCAATAGTTTGAACCCAGGAATTGGCAAAACTCAAAAAGGCAAAA
- a CDS encoding TRAP transporter substrate-binding protein yields the protein MKKITISNKAFKSILAIAIGTSLTIGSISASAQDVNSRIIRFGYGLNQDSKQGRAVQTFTQEVKRLSDGKFKVKSFANALLGNEIQMQNALIGGAQEMMITSTSSLIGIDKSFAIWDLPFMFKDGPEADKVLDGKFGQGMLDGLEEHGVVGLVYWENGFRDLTNSKRPIKTMDDLKGVKLRVMQNPMYLELFNQMGANAVPMAFSELFTALETGAVDGQENPYSTIQSSKFYEVQKYLSQTHHVYSPWVMLISKPFWDKLSDDEKTIIKKAAIVSREAERKDSRQQAEKSLAFLKTKMEVNSISPEEMDKMKASAKTVIDGQAKELGQDLLDQFFAAIKEAKSK from the coding sequence ATGAAAAAAATAACAATATCAAATAAAGCATTTAAATCTATTTTAGCAATAGCGATAGGAACCAGTCTTACTATTGGTTCTATTAGTGCCAGCGCGCAGGATGTGAACTCTCGAATAATTCGATTTGGTTATGGATTAAATCAAGATAGTAAGCAAGGTAGAGCCGTGCAAACATTTACACAGGAAGTTAAACGCCTTTCTGATGGAAAATTCAAAGTAAAATCTTTTGCAAATGCCTTGCTGGGAAATGAAATTCAAATGCAAAATGCGCTCATTGGTGGAGCGCAAGAAATGATGATCACCTCGACGTCATCATTAATTGGCATAGATAAAAGTTTCGCGATTTGGGATTTACCCTTCATGTTTAAAGATGGTCCAGAAGCAGACAAAGTTCTAGATGGAAAATTTGGACAAGGTATGCTTGATGGGTTAGAGGAGCATGGAGTAGTCGGTCTTGTTTACTGGGAAAATGGGTTTCGTGATTTAACCAACTCAAAACGCCCTATCAAAACAATGGACGACCTAAAAGGAGTAAAACTTAGGGTTATGCAAAACCCTATGTACTTAGAGCTCTTCAACCAAATGGGCGCTAACGCTGTCCCTATGGCCTTTTCAGAACTCTTTACTGCGTTAGAAACTGGAGCGGTAGATGGGCAAGAGAACCCATATAGCACGATTCAATCCAGTAAATTCTATGAAGTTCAGAAGTACCTTAGCCAAACACACCACGTCTATAGTCCATGGGTTATGTTAATCAGTAAACCTTTCTGGGATAAGCTTAGCGATGATGAAAAAACCATCATTAAAAAAGCCGCCATTGTCTCCCGAGAAGCGGAAAGAAAAGATAGCAGACAACAAGCTGAAAAATCTCTGGCTTTCTTAAAAACCAAAATGGAAGTGAACAGCATTTCACCTGAAGAAATGGATAAGATGAAAGCTTCAGCAAAAACGGTTATTGACGGTCAAGCAAAAGAACTAGGACAAGATTTACTTGATCAATTCTTTGCAGCGATTAAAGAAGCAAAAAGTAAATAA
- a CDS encoding TRAP transporter large permease subunit yields the protein MALGIFLLSLAGFMFLGMPIAFALILTGVTLMWHLDFFDAQLIAQNLINGADSFPLMAVPFFILAGEVMNAGGISKRIINLAISCVGHRRGGLGYVAIIAAVILASLSGSAIADTAALATLLLPMMRNNGYPIGRSAGLIAAGGIIAPIIPPSMPFIIFGVTANLSISKLFMAGIVPGIIMGLGLVLAWKWSMKTVDVEPQPRQSIKARLSVAKDGFFALLMPVIIIGGLRGGLFTPTEAAVIAAGYAMIISLLVYRELKIPDLIPLFIQAAYTTSIVMFLCAAAIVSSYMVTLADLPAELINILAPVMDSPRILMATIVIVMLLIGMVMDLTPTILILAPVTIPLIIKAGIDPIYFGVMFIMVGCVGLITPPVGTVLSVVSSVAREPLEKITRGILPFLLAYMAIIVLFVVFPEIITVPAKLLY from the coding sequence ATGGCATTAGGAATTTTTCTATTAAGTTTAGCTGGCTTTATGTTTTTAGGTATGCCAATCGCATTTGCCTTGATCTTAACTGGCGTGACATTAATGTGGCATCTTGATTTCTTTGATGCTCAATTAATAGCACAGAATCTTATCAACGGTGCAGATAGCTTTCCTTTAATGGCAGTGCCATTTTTCATCCTTGCAGGGGAAGTCATGAATGCAGGGGGAATATCCAAACGCATCATAAACCTTGCAATTAGTTGCGTAGGCCATAGACGCGGGGGCTTGGGGTATGTGGCGATCATTGCAGCCGTCATACTGGCGAGCTTATCGGGTTCAGCGATTGCAGATACAGCAGCACTAGCAACCCTGCTTCTTCCTATGATGCGCAACAATGGTTATCCAATTGGTCGCTCAGCAGGACTCATTGCCGCAGGAGGCATTATTGCTCCAATCATACCTCCTAGCATGCCATTTATCATTTTTGGTGTGACAGCAAATCTATCCATCAGCAAGCTCTTTATGGCAGGCATTGTGCCTGGAATCATAATGGGGCTAGGCTTGGTCTTAGCTTGGAAATGGAGTATGAAAACCGTTGATGTGGAACCTCAACCACGCCAAAGTATAAAAGCCAGGTTAAGCGTTGCAAAAGATGGATTTTTTGCATTACTTATGCCGGTCATTATCATCGGTGGGTTACGGGGAGGGCTTTTCACGCCAACCGAAGCGGCTGTGATTGCTGCTGGATACGCGATGATAATTAGCCTTCTGGTGTATCGAGAATTAAAAATCCCCGACCTAATCCCTCTTTTCATTCAAGCAGCCTATACAACAAGTATTGTTATGTTTCTGTGTGCCGCCGCTATTGTTTCTTCTTATATGGTGACATTAGCAGATCTACCAGCAGAATTAATTAATATCTTAGCGCCTGTTATGGACAGTCCGAGAATATTAATGGCAACCATCGTGATCGTCATGTTACTGATTGGCATGGTCATGGATTTAACACCAACCATATTAATATTAGCCCCTGTCACCATCCCTTTAATTATTAAGGCGGGGATAGATCCTATTTATTTTGGCGTTATGTTTATTATGGTTGGCTGTGTTGGATTAATTACCCCACCGGTTGGCACCGTTCTAAGTGTTGTTTCGAGTGTCGCTAGAGAACCATTAGAAAAAATCACAAGAGGAATATTGCCTTTTCTATTGGCTTACATGGCAATAATCGTTCTATTTGTCGTCTTTCCAGAAATTATAACCGTACCAGCAAAACTGCTCTATTAA
- a CDS encoding TRAP transporter small permease — protein MKNIINKFERFIEYMMALTLAVMFSAVFINVVLRYFFGSGIAASEELSRLLFVWLIFMGATLAIGRNSHIGFDLIQRKLPKKLRLICVIISHSFMLYALYLFLEGSWKQYNIGWNINSTVMKYPLAFMYSTGLFASIGMGFYIIRNIILVILKSEHSHIPGNTKTSPEQLKENN, from the coding sequence ATGAAAAATATAATCAATAAATTTGAACGATTCATTGAATATATGATGGCTTTAACTTTGGCTGTAATGTTCTCGGCTGTATTTATAAATGTTGTTTTACGATATTTTTTTGGCTCAGGCATTGCGGCTTCGGAAGAGTTATCAAGACTTTTATTTGTATGGTTAATCTTCATGGGGGCTACGCTTGCTATTGGGCGAAACTCCCATATTGGATTTGATCTTATTCAAAGAAAACTGCCTAAAAAATTACGATTGATATGCGTCATAATCAGTCATTCCTTTATGTTATATGCCTTATATTTATTTTTAGAAGGAAGCTGGAAACAATACAATATCGGTTGGAATATAAATTCAACCGTCATGAAATACCCTTTAGCCTTTATGTATTCTACTGGACTCTTCGCTTCCATCGGTATGGGCTTTTATATTATTAGAAACATTATATTAGTCATTTTAAAAAGTGAACATTCACACATTCCAGGTAATACAAAAACATCACCAGAGCAACTCAAGGAGAATAACTAA